TCGATGGCCGGGTTGATGCTGCGGCCCACGTCGTGCAGGATGTCCACGGCCAGCACGCGGCTCTCGCCGGTGAGCGTGTCGATGGCCACCTCGGTGCAGGCGGCGCCATAGGCGAAGTAGTAGAACGGCCGGCCGGTGAGGGTGGCCTTGTCGTAGTGGATCTTGGGCGTGCGGTAAAAGCCGTCGCTCCACAGCTGGATGCGGTTGGCATACGCCTCCTTGACCACGTCGCCCCAGTCTCGCGCCGCGTGGGGCGTGATGACCTGCCCGCCGGCGAACTGCACCTCGCCGGCGCCGCAGTGGTCCAGCCCGCACACGAAGGCGGCGAGGTTGTCGCGCACGTGGCGCGCGGCGAACTGGGCAGCGCGGCCGTTCAGGTCGGTGCCGCTGGACGCCGCCGTGGCGCTGGCGTTGGGCACCTTGCTGGTGTCGCTGGCGGTCACGAGCACGCGCGCCAGCGGCACGCCCAGCTCGTCGGCCACGATCTGCGCCACCTTGGTGTGCAGGCCCTGACCCATTTCTGTGCCGCCGTGGTTCACCTGCACGCTGCCGTCGGTGTAGACATGCACCAGCGCGCCGGCTTGGTTGAACAGCGTAGCCGTGAAGCTGATGCCGAACTTCACCGGCGTGATCGCCAGCCCGCGCTTGAGCACCGGGCTGGCCGCATTCCAGGCCAAAATGGCCTCATGCCGGCGTTTATATTGGCTGGATTGCTCTAGTTTTGGTAGCAGATCGTGGAGGATGTTGTCCTCCACCAGCATCTGGTAGTGGGTGACGTTGCGGTCGGTGGTGCCGTAGAGGTTGCGCATGCGCACCGCGAGCCCATCGCATCCCAGGGCCCGTGCGATGTCGCCCAGGATGGCCTCGATGGCGATCACGCCCTGCGGCCCGCCGAAGCCGCGAAAGGCCGTGTGGCTCTGCGTATTGGTCTTGCAGCGGTACGAGGCGATCTCGACGTTTTCCAAGAAGTACGCGTTGTCGCTGTGGAACACGGCGCGGTCGGCCACGGGGCCCGACAGGTCGGCCGAGAAGCCGCAGTTGGCCGCCATGCGCAGCCGCAGGCCCGTGATGCGGCCCGTGCCGTCAAAGCCCACGTCGTATTCGTAGGCGAACGGGTGGCGCTTGCCGGTGACCATGAAGTCCTCGTCCCGGTCCAGCCGCAGCTTGACCGGGCGGCCGAGCTTGTTTGCCGCCACCGCCGCCCACACGGCCAGGTGGCCGGCCTGTGTTTCCTTGCCGCCGAAGCCCCCGCCCAGGCGCCGGCATTCCACGCGCACCGCGTGGTTCTCCAGGCCCAGGGCGTGCGCCACCCAGTGCTGCACCTCGCCCGGGTGCTGGGTGCTGGAGTGGATCCACCACTGCCGCTGCTCCAGCGGCAGCGCGTAGGCGATCTGGCCCTCCAGGTAGAAATGCTCCTGCCCGCCGACCTCGAAGCGGCCCTGCAGCCGGTGCGCCGCGCGGCCCAGGCCCGCGTCGGCATCGCCGCGGCGCACGAAGACGGGCGGCAGCACGTAGCTTTCGGCGGCCAGCGCCTCGTGCACGGTCAGCACCGCGGGCAGGGGGGTGATGTCCGGCACCACGGCGCGCGCGGCGCGGCGGGCCTGCATGACCGAATCGGCCACCACCAGGCCGATCACCTGGCCCACGTGCTGCACGGTGTCGATGGCGAACACGGGCTCGTCGTGCGCAAAGGCAGCCAGCAGCTTGTCGCCCGGCACGTCGGCGCTGAGCACCACGCCGTGCACGCCGGGCAGGGCCAGCGCCGCGCGGGTGTCCACCCCGTTCAGGCGCCCGTGCGCCACGGGCGAGAGGATGGGCGCGGCATACAGCGTGCCCTTCACCTCGGGCAGGTCGTCGATGTAATGGGCGCTGCCCGCCACCTGGGCGCGCGCGCTTTCGTGGGGATGCGATCGGCCCATGGCGCGGGCCGGCGCGGGCGCGCCCTCAGGTGGGCGCGCCTGGGGCGTTTGCGGGCCGGCGGCACCGGCCGCGTTGGCGGCGATGGCCACGGGGTCGTCTTCGGCGTCGCGGCTCAAAGGGGCGTCGTCGTGCCGTTTCATGCGAGGGCCTCCGGGCGCAGTTGCTCCAGCGACACGGGAACGGGCAGGGGCGTGGCCTGCGGCCCCTGGCGCTCCAGCCAGAAGCGGCGGAGCAGCCCTGCGAGCACGGCACGGCGGTATTCGCCGCTCGCCCGCATGTCGGAAATGGGCTGGAACTCGGCCTGCAGGGCGGCCGCAGCGCGCTCCACCGTCTCCACGGTCCAGGGCTGGCCGGCGAGTGCGGCCTCGGTCTGCCGGGCCCGCGCGGGCGTGGCGGCGACCCCGCCCGCGCCGATGCGGGCGCGCCGCACCCGGCCGTCGGCGATGTCGAGGTTGAGCACCAGGCACACGGCGGAGATGTCGTCGTCGAAGCGCTTGGACACCTTGTAGGCCGCCAGCGATTCGCCCGGCGCGGGCAGCGGCACCTCGATGCGCACGAGCAACTCGTCCGGCGCCATCACGTTCTGGCGGTAGCCGGTGTAAAGGTCTTCCAGCGCCAGCGTGCGTTCGCCGCGCAGGCTGGCCAGCACCACGCTGGCGCCCAGCGCGATCAGCAGGGGCATGGAGTCGCCGATCGGCGAGCCGTTGGCCACGTTGCCGCCCAGCGTGCCGGAGTTGCGCACGGGCAGCCCGGCGAAGCGCGCGGCGAAGCGGTGCAGCACGGGCCAGTGGGCGTGCAGCGCATCGAACGCGTCGGCCAGCGGCACGGCCGCGCCGATGGACAACCGCCCGCCCTGCGTGCCGATGCGGCGCAGCTCCTGCGCCCGCGTGACGTCGAGCATCTGCGCGAACTGGCGGTGCTGCTTGGTGATCCACAGGCCCACGTCGGTGGCGCCGGCCACCACCTGGGCGGTGGGGTGCGCGGCGCGCGCGGCCAGCAACTCGGCCAGCGTGGCGGGGGCCAGGTAGGCGTCGTTGGTGGCGGGCTCCGGCCGGGACAGCGATGCCAACTGCGGCAGCAACTGCGCTTCGTCCACCTGCATGCGGGGCAGGGCGGCCATCCGCTCGGCCGCGTCCAGGATGGGGCGGTAGCCGGTGCAGCGGCACAGGTTGCCCGACAGGTCGTGCACGGCCTGCTCGCGCGTGACCGCGCGGCCCTGGCACACGTGGTTCTGGTACATGCCGAACAGACTCATCACGAAGCCCGGCGTGCAGAAGCCGCACTGCGAGCCGTGGCACTGCACCATGGCTTCCTGGGCGGGGTGCAGGCCCGGCGCGCTGGAGGGGGCGCCGCTGGAGGACGGGGCGGCGGGCGGCGCTGGCTGGACCAGCGGGTCCTGGTCCAGGTCTTCCACCGTCCACAGCGCCATGCCGTCGATGGAGTGGGCCAGGCGGATGCAGCTGTTCACGGCCCGGTAGCGCACGCGGCCGTCCACGGCCTCGCCCAGCACCACGGTGCAGGCGCCGCAGTCGCCCTCGCCGCAGCCTTCCTTGGTGCCGGTGTGGCCCAGGTCTTCGCGCAGCACCTCCAGCAGGGTGCGGTCGGGGGGGACATGGGCCAGCGTCACGGGCTGGCCCCGGCGGATGAATCGCAGCGGGCGGGAGGTGGTCATGCGTTGTGCAGGGCAGGGTTCGGTCGTTGGGGCCAGTGTGTGCGCCATGTCGGGACAGGGTAGGGGCCCGGGGGGTGGCGGCGCATATGGGCGAGCGTATAACGGCCATGCGCCGGGCGCCATGCCCGCACACCGGCCGTTGCTTTGGCACCCCTTTCCTGCCTTCGCCTGGCACGGATGCTGCGTCCCTTCGTGGCGCCACGGCAAAGTGGCAGGCCGCAGACCCCAAGGACACCGGATGGACATCGATTTCTCGCAACTCGGCGCCTACGAGCGCTACAAGCTGATGGCCAGCCTGATCGTGCCGCGCCCGATCGCGCTCATCACCACCCTCGGGGAGGACGGCACGGTGAACGCCGCGCCGTTCAGCATGTTCAACATGCTGGGCGAGGACCCGCCGGTGCTGATGGTGAGCATCAACCGGCTGCAGGGTGGCCGCCTCAAGGACACGGCCGCCAACATCCTGCGCACCGGCGAGTTCGTGGTGCACATCGCCGACGAGGCCATGGCCCAGCGCATGCATGACTGCGGCGACGCGCTACCGTCGCACGAGAGCGAACTGGTGCATGCCGGCCTCACCCCGGTGCCCTCGCGCAGCGTGGCCCCGCCGCGCATCGCCGAGGCCCCCGTGGCGTTCGAATGCGTGCTGCACGAAACCATGGAAACGGCCAGCCGCTACGTCTTCATCGGCCGCGTGCAGTGGCTGGGCGCGCGCGAGGGCCTGGTGGACACCGCGCGCTGGCGCGTGCGGCTGCAGGACTACCACCCGGTGGGGCGGTTCGGCGCGAGCTTCTACGTGACGACCGGCGACCGCTTCTCGCTCGACCCGGCGCCGCAGCCGGGCGCCGCGCGTTCGACGGCCATCGACGAGATCTGACCACCCGCGACGCCGCCTCGGTAGTTGCCTGGCTCGCGGTCGCGCGTCCTCGGCGCTACAGTGCGATGTCCCCTTGCCTTCTTCACTGCGCCCTTGCTCCGCCACCGGCAGGCCCGGCGTGCCATACGCGATGGCGTATGGCTGGAATGCCCCGACCCTTATGAGAGACCAAGCCCTTTTCGACAAGATAGACCTCCATCTCATAAGGGTCTTGCACACCGTGTTGACTGAACGCAGCGTATCGCGGGCCGCCGTGCGGCTGGGCATGCACCAGCCGGCCGTGTCGGCGGCGCTGCGCCGCCTGCGCGACCTGGCGGGCGATCCGCTGCTGGTGCGCTCGGGCGCGGCCATGCTGCCCACCGATGCCGCGCTGCGCATGGTGGAGCCGGCGGGCGCCATCCTGCGGTCGGCCGAGGCGTTGTTCTCCGATGCGCGCGGGTTCGACGCGCGCACCGCCACGCGCACCTTCCGCATCGCCGCGAGCGACTACCTGGACCCGCTCTTCCTGCCGCGCCTGGTGGCCCGCCTCAAGGCCGAGGCCCCGCTGTGCCCGGTCGAGGTGCTGCCGCTGTCGGCGGACGCGCACTACCACGCGCACCTGGCGCAGGGCGAGGTGGACGTGGTCATCGGCAACTGGCCCCAGCCGCCCGACGACCTGCACATGGGGCGGCTTTTCGGCGACGAGGTGGTCTGCCTCGTGAGCCCCGCGCACCCCGCGGTGCGCCGCGGCTGGGACACGGACGAGTGGCTGGCCGCCGAGCACATCGCCCCCACGCCCACGCACCCCGGCGCGCGCGGCGTGATCGACGCGCACCTCGACTCCCTGGGCCTGCAGCGCCGCGTGACCGCGCGCTGTGCCCATTTCAGCCTGATCCCGGAGATGGTCGCCGCCAGCCTGCTGGTGCTCACCACGGGGCGGCAGTTCTGCGAACGCTTCACCGACCGCCTGCCGCTCACCGTGCTGCCGTGCCCGGTGCCCTTCCCGCGCCTGATGTACTACCAGCTGTGGCATGCCCGCACCCACCATTCGGCCGCCGCCATGTGGCTGCGCGACAGCGTGCGCACCGTGGCGGCATCGCTACGAAAACCATAGCGGCCAACGCATGAAGGACGTGCGCAGCATTCCGGTTTCGTGCCCAACCCCCTTTGAAAATCAAGAGACAATCGCCCGCATGAATTCCTCCCACACCTCCCTTGCCGCCGCGGCGCCGGTGCCGCGCCTGCAGCTGGCGGGCATCACGAAGCGCTATCCGGCCGTGGTGGCCAACAGCGGCGTGTCCCTCACGGTGCAGCCCGGCGAGATCCACGCCGTGCTGGGCGAGAACGGCGCAGGCAAGTCCACGCTGATGAAGATCATCTACGGCGCGGTCAAGCCCGACGAGGGCAGCCTGCACTTCAACGGCCAGCCGGTGGCGGTGCGCAACCCGCAGGAGGCGAGGGCGCTGGGCATTGCCATGGTGTTCCAGCATTTCAGCCTGTTCGACACCCTCACCGTGGCCGAGAACGTGTGGCTGGGCCTGGACAAGCGGCTGCAGCTGGCCGAGGTCACGCGCCGCATCTCCGCCACGGTGGCCGAGTACGGGCTGGACATCGACCCGCTGCGCCCCGTGCACACCCTGAGCGTGGGCGAGATGCAGCGTGTGGAGATCATCCGGGCGCTGCTCACCCATCCGCAACTGCTGATCCTGGACGAGCCCACGTCGGTGCTCACGCCCCAGGCGGTTGAAAAGCTCTT
This region of Acidovorax sp. GBBC 1281 genomic DNA includes:
- the xdhB gene encoding xanthine dehydrogenase molybdopterin binding subunit, which codes for MKRHDDAPLSRDAEDDPVAIAANAAGAAGPQTPQARPPEGAPAPARAMGRSHPHESARAQVAGSAHYIDDLPEVKGTLYAAPILSPVAHGRLNGVDTRAALALPGVHGVVLSADVPGDKLLAAFAHDEPVFAIDTVQHVGQVIGLVVADSVMQARRAARAVVPDITPLPAVLTVHEALAAESYVLPPVFVRRGDADAGLGRAAHRLQGRFEVGGQEHFYLEGQIAYALPLEQRQWWIHSSTQHPGEVQHWVAHALGLENHAVRVECRRLGGGFGGKETQAGHLAVWAAVAANKLGRPVKLRLDRDEDFMVTGKRHPFAYEYDVGFDGTGRITGLRLRMAANCGFSADLSGPVADRAVFHSDNAYFLENVEIASYRCKTNTQSHTAFRGFGGPQGVIAIEAILGDIARALGCDGLAVRMRNLYGTTDRNVTHYQMLVEDNILHDLLPKLEQSSQYKRRHEAILAWNAASPVLKRGLAITPVKFGISFTATLFNQAGALVHVYTDGSVQVNHGGTEMGQGLHTKVAQIVADELGVPLARVLVTASDTSKVPNASATAASSGTDLNGRAAQFAARHVRDNLAAFVCGLDHCGAGEVQFAGGQVITPHAARDWGDVVKEAYANRIQLWSDGFYRTPKIHYDKATLTGRPFYYFAYGAACTEVAIDTLTGESRVLAVDILHDVGRSINPAIDIGQIEGGFVQGMGWLTTEQLVWNDQGRLTTHAPSTYKIPATGDIPERFTVALWHEANREDNVGGSKAVGEPPFMLAISVYEALRNAIAAARPAEAAREPVTLTAPATAENVLRALGGMDRAADAQKR
- a CDS encoding LysR family transcriptional regulator, which translates into the protein MRDQALFDKIDLHLIRVLHTVLTERSVSRAAVRLGMHQPAVSAALRRLRDLAGDPLLVRSGAAMLPTDAALRMVEPAGAILRSAEALFSDARGFDARTATRTFRIAASDYLDPLFLPRLVARLKAEAPLCPVEVLPLSADAHYHAHLAQGEVDVVIGNWPQPPDDLHMGRLFGDEVVCLVSPAHPAVRRGWDTDEWLAAEHIAPTPTHPGARGVIDAHLDSLGLQRRVTARCAHFSLIPEMVAASLLVLTTGRQFCERFTDRLPLTVLPCPVPFPRLMYYQLWHARTHHSAAAMWLRDSVRTVAASLRKP
- the xdhA gene encoding xanthine dehydrogenase small subunit, producing MTTSRPLRFIRRGQPVTLAHVPPDRTLLEVLREDLGHTGTKEGCGEGDCGACTVVLGEAVDGRVRYRAVNSCIRLAHSIDGMALWTVEDLDQDPLVQPAPPAAPSSSGAPSSAPGLHPAQEAMVQCHGSQCGFCTPGFVMSLFGMYQNHVCQGRAVTREQAVHDLSGNLCRCTGYRPILDAAERMAALPRMQVDEAQLLPQLASLSRPEPATNDAYLAPATLAELLAARAAHPTAQVVAGATDVGLWITKQHRQFAQMLDVTRAQELRRIGTQGGRLSIGAAVPLADAFDALHAHWPVLHRFAARFAGLPVRNSGTLGGNVANGSPIGDSMPLLIALGASVVLASLRGERTLALEDLYTGYRQNVMAPDELLVRIEVPLPAPGESLAAYKVSKRFDDDISAVCLVLNLDIADGRVRRARIGAGGVAATPARARQTEAALAGQPWTVETVERAAAALQAEFQPISDMRASGEYRRAVLAGLLRRFWLERQGPQATPLPVPVSLEQLRPEALA
- a CDS encoding flavin reductase family protein gives rise to the protein MDIDFSQLGAYERYKLMASLIVPRPIALITTLGEDGTVNAAPFSMFNMLGEDPPVLMVSINRLQGGRLKDTAANILRTGEFVVHIADEAMAQRMHDCGDALPSHESELVHAGLTPVPSRSVAPPRIAEAPVAFECVLHETMETASRYVFIGRVQWLGAREGLVDTARWRVRLQDYHPVGRFGASFYVTTGDRFSLDPAPQPGAARSTAIDEI